One Eriocheir sinensis breed Jianghai 21 chromosome 70, ASM2467909v1, whole genome shotgun sequence genomic region harbors:
- the LOC126988807 gene encoding cell cycle control protein 50A-like: MSTQDQSNVENKAKQSKFNQKFKQQRLPAWQPILTADTVLPAFFLIGLLFVPLGAALLFFSRSVQEMQLDYTDCMSTSHSDSGQPVRCSDVISREIMDSCTCKINFTISEMFEKNVYLYYGLDNFYQNHRRYVKSRDDNQLLGKEITSVSNDCNPYGSYDGKIFAPCGAIANSMFNDSLKLFTTGTVSELKLIKTDIAWPSDRKIKFNNPPGSLDDQGAFKNTLKPPYWTKSVWQLSDDPQNNGYKNEDLIVWMRSAAFPTFRKLYGKIDHSMTGFKYGFPEGVYSLEVQYNYPVDSFGGRKRMILSTTSFLGGKNNFLGIAYITVGCICLLLGIIFLIIHIKFGKRAVDQLNINQNTPYSD; the protein is encoded by the exons ATGTCTACCCAGGATCAGTCCAACGTGGAGAACAAGGCCAAAC AGTCCAAGTTCAACCAGAAGTTCAAGCAGCAGCGACTCCCAGCATGGCAGCCCATCCTCACCGCAGACACCGTGCTGCCCGCCTTCTTCCTCATCGGCCTGCTCTTCGTGCCCCTCGGAGcagcccttctcttcttctcccgtaGT GTTCAAGAGATGCAGCTGGACTACACCGACTGCATGAGCACCAGCCACTCGGACAGCGGGCAACCTGTGCGCTGCAGTGATGTGATCAGCAGAGAGATCATGGACAGCTGTACCTGCAAAATCAACTTTACCatctccgaaatgtttgagaagaat GTGTATCTCTACTATGGGCTGGACAACTTCTACCAGAACCATCGTCGTTACGTGAAGTCCCGTGACGACAACCAGCTGCTGGGGAAAGAGATCACGTCCGTCAGCAACGACTGCAATCCCTACGGGTCTTACGATGGGAAAATATTCGCCCCATGTGGCGCCATTGCTAACTCCATGTTCAACG ACTCCCTGAAGCTGTTCACCACGGGGACAGTGAGCGAACTGAAGCTGATCAAGACTGATATTGCTTGGCCTTCGGACCGCAAGATTAAGTTCAACAACCCGCCGGGATCACTCGATGACCAGGGAG CCTTCAAGAATACCCTGAAGCCTCCGTACTGGACCAAGAGCGTGTGGCAGTTAAGCGACGACCCCCAAAACAACGGCTACAAAAATGAGGACCTTATTGTGTGGATGCGCAGCGCTGCCTTCCCTACCTTCCGCAAACTCTACGGCAAGATTGACCACAGCATGACCGgcttcaagtatggcttccccGAGGGTGTGTACTCGCTGGAGGTGCAGTACAATTACCCGGTGGACTCCTTTGGCGGCCGCAAGCGCATGATCCTCTCCACCACGAGTTTCCTGGGCGGCAAGAACAACTTCCTGGGTATTGCCTACATCACCGTGGGCTGCATCTGCCTCCTGCTGggcatcatcttcctcatcatccacaTCAAGTTTGGCAAGAG GGCCGTGGATCAGCTGAACATCAACCAAAACACCCCTTATAGCGACTAG